From a region of the Rouxiella sp. S1S-2 genome:
- the rsmB gene encoding 16S rRNA (cytosine(967)-C(5))-methyltransferase RsmB, producing MKNTYNLRSIAAKAISQVLDQGQSLSAVLPGLQKSIADKDKSLLQELCFGTLRVLPELEWCLQQLMAKPLTGKQRTLHYLLMVGLYQMLHTRIPAHAILAETVEGAVALKRPQLKGLINGVLRQFQRQQVDLLQRMQNNDSRYLHPSWLLKRIKNAYPEQWQHIVDANNQRPPMWLRVNRQHHTRDAYLALLAQAEIEAFPHPEYADALRLATPCGVTALPGFDQGWVTVQDASAQGSVSLLDPQNGETILDLCCAPGGKTTHILEAAPKAHVLAVDVDEQRLLRVHENLKRLGLHAEVKQGDGREPQIWASGKMFDKILLDAPCSATGVIRRHPDIKWLRRDSDIEELARLQAEILEAIWPSLKPQGVLVYATCSILPEENSQQISAFLKLHPDATLVETGDVAKPGRQNLPDAESGDGFYYAKLIKG from the coding sequence ATGAAAAACACATATAACCTCCGCAGCATAGCTGCAAAAGCCATTAGCCAGGTTCTGGATCAGGGCCAGTCGCTCTCGGCCGTCCTGCCAGGCCTGCAGAAAAGTATTGCAGATAAAGACAAGTCGCTGCTGCAAGAGCTGTGTTTTGGCACATTACGCGTTTTGCCTGAGCTGGAGTGGTGTTTACAGCAACTGATGGCCAAGCCGTTAACCGGGAAGCAGCGCACGCTGCACTACCTGCTGATGGTAGGCCTTTATCAGATGCTGCATACCCGCATCCCTGCACACGCTATTTTAGCTGAAACCGTTGAAGGAGCCGTGGCGTTAAAGCGTCCGCAGTTAAAAGGATTGATCAATGGCGTACTTCGCCAGTTCCAGCGTCAGCAGGTTGATTTACTCCAGCGGATGCAGAATAACGACAGCCGCTATCTGCACCCCAGCTGGCTATTGAAACGAATTAAAAACGCCTACCCAGAGCAGTGGCAGCATATCGTTGATGCCAACAATCAGCGTCCACCGATGTGGCTACGTGTTAACCGTCAACATCACACTCGCGATGCTTATCTGGCACTACTTGCACAGGCTGAAATCGAAGCTTTCCCACATCCGGAGTATGCAGATGCTTTGCGTTTGGCTACGCCGTGCGGCGTAACTGCACTCCCCGGTTTCGACCAGGGTTGGGTAACAGTGCAGGATGCCTCGGCGCAGGGAAGTGTCAGTCTGCTTGACCCGCAGAACGGCGAGACTATCCTTGATTTATGCTGTGCGCCAGGCGGTAAAACTACTCACATTCTCGAAGCGGCGCCGAAAGCCCACGTGTTGGCGGTTGATGTCGACGAGCAAAGACTGTTGCGCGTGCATGAAAATCTAAAACGTCTGGGTCTACACGCCGAAGTCAAACAGGGCGACGGTCGTGAGCCTCAGATATGGGCTAGCGGGAAAATGTTTGACAAAATTCTGCTCGATGCTCCCTGCTCGGCAACCGGCGTTATACGTCGTCATCCTGATATAAAGTGGTTACGCCGAGACAGCGACATTGAAGAGCTGGCACGCCTGCAGGCCGAAATTCTTGAGGCTATTTGGCCCAGCCTGAAACCTCAGGGCGTGCTGGTTTATGCCACCTGCTCTATTCTGCCTGAGGAAAATAGCCAGCAAATTTCCGCTTTCCTGAAACTGCACCCCGACGCAACGCTGGTTGAGACGGGTGATGTTGCTAAACCAGGTAGGCAAAATCTTCCTGATGCCGAAAGCGGTGATGGTTTCTATTACGCTAAGCTAATTAAAGGCTAA
- a CDS encoding DUF494 family protein: MFDVLMYLFETYIHNEAEMSVDQDRLTDDLTEAGFHRTDIHNALNWLEKLADLQEGGTPSHLLDADPFALRVYTDEEMSRLDVSCRGFLLFLEQIKVLNVDTREMVVDRVMALDTDEFDLEDLKWVVLMVLFNIPGYESAYQQMEELLFDVNEGYLH; this comes from the coding sequence ATGTTCGACGTACTAATGTACTTATTTGAAACTTACATTCATAACGAAGCGGAGATGAGTGTCGACCAAGATAGGTTAACAGATGATTTAACCGAAGCCGGATTTCACCGTACCGATATCCACAACGCGTTAAATTGGCTAGAAAAACTTGCAGACTTGCAAGAGGGTGGCACGCCATCGCATTTGCTGGATGCGGACCCCTTTGCTCTGAGAGTTTATACCGACGAAGAGATGAGTCGCTTAGACGTCAGCTGCCGGGGATTCCTGTTATTTTTGGAGCAGATTAAAGTGTTGAACGTCGATACCCGGGAAATGGTTGTCGATCGTGTTATGGCGCTGGATACGGACGAGTTCGATCTTGAAGACCTCAAGTGGGTCGTATTGATGGTTCTCTTTAATATTCCAGGCTATGAAAGTGCATATCAGCAAATGGAAGAGCTGTTATTTGACGTTAATGAAGGTTATCTGCATTAA
- the dprA gene encoding DNA-protecting protein DprA → MTQQEVWLRLSEVKGLRAARLCQWVDSLDDDTPLTSALLRAQGFTEEQRSAFFHPHSLNITASLAWLEEENHHLISLNNPEYPPLLKKIASPPRLLYVQGPPELLLSPQMAMVGSRDCSHYGEHWAQYFAAGLVNSGFTITSGLAMGIDGICHRAALDAQGKTIAVLGSGLQYIHPQIHKSLAKRILDNGGALVSEFPLKAPPLPHNFPRRNRIISGMSVGVLIIEASLRSGSLITARCALEQGREVFALPGSVHNPNSEGTHWLIKQGAYLVTDPLDIAEHIGSGLTWLSAENDAFSDDSTLLSEKIAEEVNICAEVTELELPFVDVLANVGYEVTPVDVVAERAGQPVPEVAVKLLELELAGWIAAVSGGYVRIRRAGHVRRTNVLI, encoded by the coding sequence ATGACGCAACAGGAAGTGTGGCTCAGGCTCTCTGAGGTAAAAGGCCTCAGGGCAGCACGGCTTTGTCAGTGGGTCGACTCACTCGATGATGACACGCCGCTGACTTCTGCTCTGCTTCGTGCTCAGGGTTTTACGGAGGAACAGCGCAGCGCGTTTTTTCATCCACACTCGTTGAATATTACTGCTTCTCTTGCGTGGCTGGAGGAGGAAAATCATCACCTTATCTCGCTTAACAATCCCGAATACCCGCCTCTGCTGAAAAAAATTGCTTCACCGCCGCGGCTGCTTTATGTGCAAGGCCCGCCTGAACTGCTGCTTTCACCGCAGATGGCGATGGTGGGAAGTCGCGACTGTAGCCACTATGGTGAACATTGGGCGCAGTATTTTGCTGCCGGTCTGGTTAACAGCGGTTTTACGATTACGAGCGGCTTGGCCATGGGCATTGACGGTATTTGCCATCGTGCAGCCCTTGACGCTCAGGGCAAAACTATCGCGGTACTGGGCAGCGGCCTGCAGTATATTCATCCACAAATTCATAAATCCTTAGCGAAGCGCATTCTTGATAATGGCGGCGCGCTCGTTTCCGAGTTTCCGCTTAAAGCGCCGCCGTTGCCGCATAATTTTCCGCGACGCAACCGTATCATCAGTGGAATGAGCGTGGGAGTCTTAATTATTGAGGCCTCATTGCGCAGTGGGTCACTGATTACCGCCCGCTGTGCGCTTGAGCAGGGAAGAGAGGTTTTTGCGCTCCCAGGCTCAGTGCATAATCCCAACAGTGAAGGTACCCACTGGCTAATTAAGCAGGGTGCTTATCTGGTCACGGATCCGCTGGATATCGCCGAACATATTGGCAGCGGGCTGACCTGGCTTTCTGCCGAAAATGACGCATTTTCTGATGATTCGACCCTGCTGAGCGAAAAAATTGCTGAAGAAGTGAATATTTGTGCGGAAGTTACCGAACTTGAATTGCCATTTGTCGATGTGTTGGCTAACGTAGGATATGAGGTGACACCTGTTGACGTCGTCGCTGAACGTGCCGGCCAACCTGTGCCAGAGGTAGCAGTTAAATTGCTCGAACTGGAGTTAGCAGGATGGATCGCAGCTGTATCCGGCGGCTATGTCCGAATTAGGAGGGCAGGCCATGTTCGACGTACTAATGTACTTATTTGA
- the aroE gene encoding shikimate dehydrogenase has protein sequence MSSFAVFGNPISHSKSPRIHALFAEQTGIAHLYGTVLAPHDEFEETLHGFFANGAKGANITVPFKERAFAESDELSDRASLSGAVNTLKLLEDGRLLGDNTDGVGMLSDLQRLDMIKPGNRVLLVGAGGAARGVILPLLDFGCVVVVTNRTFERAQHLQNIFEAKGDITAVAMADLEGQPFDLLINATASGIKGEVPAVPSSVITPQTRIYDMFYQAGETPFIAWAKQHGAEHTADGLGMLVGQAAHAFYLWHGVMPDIEPVLEQLKQDLAG, from the coding sequence ATGTCCTCTTTTGCTGTATTCGGTAATCCAATCAGTCATAGCAAATCACCGCGTATTCACGCCCTTTTTGCTGAGCAAACCGGTATTGCGCATCTATACGGCACCGTTTTGGCCCCGCATGATGAATTTGAAGAGACGCTGCACGGTTTTTTTGCCAATGGAGCAAAAGGCGCAAATATTACCGTTCCTTTTAAGGAGCGAGCATTTGCCGAGTCAGATGAACTGTCGGACCGCGCTTCGCTGAGCGGTGCCGTTAATACGTTGAAGCTATTAGAGGATGGCCGTCTACTGGGCGACAATACCGACGGCGTTGGTATGCTGAGCGATCTGCAGCGGCTGGATATGATCAAGCCTGGCAATCGCGTTTTGTTGGTGGGTGCAGGCGGCGCGGCGCGAGGTGTTATTCTGCCTTTACTTGATTTCGGCTGCGTCGTGGTCGTCACTAACCGTACTTTTGAGCGCGCACAGCATCTGCAGAATATTTTCGAAGCCAAAGGCGACATTACCGCCGTTGCGATGGCTGACCTCGAAGGACAGCCGTTTGATCTGCTCATCAACGCCACGGCTTCAGGAATCAAAGGTGAAGTACCCGCAGTACCCTCTTCGGTAATAACACCGCAGACCCGCATCTACGACATGTTCTATCAGGCGGGCGAAACACCTTTTATTGCCTGGGCAAAACAACACGGGGCAGAACATACTGCCGATGGGTTGGGAATGCTGGTGGGGCAGGCCGCACACGCCTTCTATCTTTGGCACGGCGTAATGCCTGATATTGAGCCGGTGCTAGAACAGTTGAAGCAAGATCTTGCTGGTTAA
- a CDS encoding gamma carbonic anhydrase family protein, whose product MSKFLRSYKGTRPKLGERVMVDPTSVVIGDVDLADDVSIWPLVAIRGDVNNVVIGCRSNIQDGSVLHVTHQSAHNPEGFPLIIGEDVTVGHKAMLHGCTVGNRVLVGMGSIVLDGAIIEDDVMIGAGSLVPPGKRLESGYLYLGSPVKQARELTAAEIAGLTYSSNNYVKWKDEYLSGEDR is encoded by the coding sequence ATGTCTAAGTTTTTACGTTCCTATAAAGGAACCCGCCCAAAATTGGGCGAACGCGTGATGGTTGATCCCACCAGCGTAGTGATTGGCGATGTAGATTTGGCGGACGACGTTAGCATCTGGCCCTTGGTTGCCATTCGCGGTGACGTCAACAATGTGGTCATTGGCTGTCGCAGCAATATCCAAGACGGCAGCGTTCTGCACGTTACCCACCAGTCCGCACATAATCCTGAAGGCTTTCCCCTGATTATTGGCGAAGACGTAACGGTGGGGCATAAAGCCATGCTGCACGGCTGTACGGTAGGAAACAGAGTGCTGGTTGGAATGGGGTCAATAGTGCTTGATGGCGCAATAATTGAAGATGACGTGATGATTGGTGCCGGCAGTTTGGTGCCGCCGGGTAAAAGGCTGGAGAGCGGCTATCTCTATTTAGGCAGCCCGGTCAAACAAGCCCGGGAACTTACGGCCGCAGAAATCGCAGGTTTGACCTACTCATCCAATAACTATGTTAAATGGAAGGATGAATACTTGTCAGGAGAAGACAGGTAA
- the def gene encoding peptide deformylase gives MSVLQILHFPDDRLRIVAKPVKEVNAEIQQIVDDMFETMYAEEGIGLAATQVNIHQRIIVIDVTDDKSQQLVLINPELLEKSGETGIEEGCLSIPDQRGLVPRAANVKIRALDRNGNSFELEADELLAICIQHEMDHLVGKLFVDYLSPLKRQRIRQKMEKLAKLNARG, from the coding sequence ATGTCCGTATTACAAATATTGCATTTCCCAGACGACAGGCTTCGCATTGTTGCTAAACCAGTCAAAGAAGTTAACGCCGAAATTCAGCAGATCGTGGATGATATGTTCGAAACCATGTATGCAGAAGAAGGTATTGGACTGGCCGCGACGCAGGTTAATATCCACCAGCGCATCATCGTTATTGATGTAACCGATGATAAAAGCCAACAGCTGGTGCTGATTAACCCTGAACTGCTCGAAAAAAGCGGCGAAACGGGTATTGAAGAAGGCTGCCTGTCCATCCCTGACCAACGCGGTTTGGTGCCTCGTGCAGCCAACGTGAAGATCCGTGCGCTCGATAGAAACGGTAACAGCTTCGAACTTGAAGCCGACGAACTTCTGGCTATCTGTATTCAGCATGAGATGGACCATCTGGTGGGCAAACTCTTCGTTGATTACTTGTCGCCTTTGAAGCGTCAGCGCATCCGTCAGAAAATGGAAAAACTGGCAAAACTCAACGCACGAGGCTAA
- the tsaC gene encoding L-threonylcarbamoyladenylate synthase type 1 TsaC, whose protein sequence is MSQQSEFNIPAVLQALKHQQVVAYPTEAVFGLGCDPDSEQAVEALLALKQRPRDKGLILIADSYEQLLPYIDESTLSAERLQQIFASWPGPVTWVMPAKASTPQWLTGRFTSLAVRVSDHPLVKDLCRQYGKPLVSTSANLSGQLPCRTAAEVKLQFGPHFPVLEGEVGGRQNPSEIKDATTGELIRQG, encoded by the coding sequence ATGAGCCAACAATCCGAATTCAATATACCTGCCGTATTGCAGGCATTAAAACACCAGCAGGTCGTGGCGTATCCTACCGAGGCCGTTTTTGGACTGGGATGCGACCCCGACAGTGAACAGGCCGTTGAGGCACTTTTGGCTCTTAAGCAGCGACCGCGCGACAAGGGACTTATCCTGATTGCCGACAGCTATGAGCAACTGCTTCCTTATATAGACGAGTCAACGCTCAGCGCCGAGCGTCTCCAGCAAATTTTTGCCAGCTGGCCGGGGCCGGTAACTTGGGTTATGCCGGCAAAGGCGTCCACACCGCAGTGGCTAACGGGGCGTTTTACCTCCCTTGCCGTTCGGGTGAGTGACCACCCTTTAGTGAAAGATCTTTGCCGTCAGTACGGCAAGCCTCTGGTTTCAACCAGTGCTAATCTCAGTGGTCAGCTACCTTGTCGTACGGCTGCTGAAGTAAAACTGCAATTCGGGCCACACTTCCCGGTGCTGGAAGGCGAGGTCGGTGGGCGTCAAAACCCGTCAGAAATTAAAGATGCCACTACCGGCGAACTCATACGCCAAGGTTAA
- a CDS encoding type I DNA topoisomerase has translation MTKATLFAGKQNEICPECGADLVIRSGRHGPFLGCSNYPECQHIRPLKTLADGHIVKILDGQQCPKCQSTLVLRQGRFGMFIGCSDYPACDHIEVIDKPEETSLSCPQCGQGHLLQRKSRFGKVFHACDRYPDCQFAINNKPVAGSCEACHYPLLMEKKTAQGIKLFCASKLCGKAVVKADIKI, from the coding sequence ATGACAAAAGCAACGCTTTTTGCTGGGAAGCAAAATGAAATCTGTCCGGAATGTGGGGCCGATTTGGTGATCCGCAGTGGTCGCCACGGCCCTTTTCTCGGTTGTTCCAACTATCCTGAATGTCAGCACATCCGCCCGTTAAAAACTCTGGCCGATGGCCACATTGTTAAAATCCTAGACGGACAGCAATGCCCTAAATGCCAGTCCACCCTGGTTTTACGTCAGGGGCGTTTTGGCATGTTTATCGGCTGTTCTGATTATCCGGCCTGTGACCATATTGAAGTTATCGATAAACCGGAAGAAACGTCGCTGTCATGCCCGCAGTGCGGTCAGGGGCATTTGCTACAGCGCAAATCCAGATTCGGCAAGGTATTTCACGCTTGCGACAGATATCCCGACTGCCAGTTTGCCATTAACAATAAACCGGTTGCGGGCAGCTGCGAGGCTTGCCACTATCCGTTGTTAATGGAAAAGAAAACGGCGCAGGGGATCAAACTCTTTTGTGCCAGTAAGTTATGCGGTAAAGCCGTAGTTAAAGCAGATATAAAAATATGA
- the fmt gene encoding methionyl-tRNA formyltransferase: MRIIFAGTPDFAARHLDALLTSEHQIVGVFTQPDRPAGRGNKLTPSPVKTLALQHGIPVFQPKSLRPEESQQLVADLQADVMVVVAYGLILPKAVLAMPKLGCINVHGSLLPRWRGAAPIQRSLWAGDAETGVTIMQMDVGLDTGDMLHKVSCAIEPHDTSASLYDKLANLGPQGMLHTLQQLEQGTATPEVQDESLVSYAEKLSKEEARLDWSLSAEQLERCIRAFNPWPVSYFVIDEQPIKVWQAQVIDLEKSAAQPGKILAADKKGIQVATAQGVINITQLQPAGKKPMSAQDLLNSRSEWFTPGTVLD; encoded by the coding sequence TTGCGGATAATATTCGCCGGAACCCCTGATTTTGCAGCGCGTCATCTTGACGCGCTTTTGACGTCTGAGCATCAGATTGTTGGCGTTTTCACCCAACCCGATCGTCCTGCCGGACGCGGAAACAAACTGACGCCAAGCCCGGTCAAAACATTGGCATTGCAGCACGGGATTCCCGTTTTCCAACCCAAATCCCTGCGTCCTGAAGAGAGCCAGCAGTTAGTGGCAGACCTGCAGGCCGACGTGATGGTGGTGGTGGCATACGGTTTGATCCTGCCCAAAGCAGTGTTGGCGATGCCGAAACTGGGCTGCATAAACGTGCACGGATCCTTACTGCCTCGCTGGCGCGGCGCGGCGCCAATTCAGCGTTCCCTGTGGGCAGGTGATGCTGAAACTGGTGTCACAATTATGCAAATGGACGTTGGCCTTGATACCGGCGACATGCTGCATAAAGTCTCCTGCGCCATTGAGCCGCACGACACCAGCGCATCACTGTATGACAAACTGGCCAACCTCGGACCACAGGGCATGCTGCATACTCTGCAACAGCTCGAACAAGGCACGGCAACGCCTGAGGTTCAGGACGAATCACTGGTGAGCTACGCCGAAAAGCTGAGTAAAGAAGAGGCGCGTCTCGATTGGTCTCTCAGTGCCGAACAGCTTGAGCGCTGTATTCGCGCGTTCAATCCGTGGCCGGTAAGCTATTTCGTTATTGATGAACAACCGATAAAAGTTTGGCAGGCTCAGGTCATCGACCTTGAGAAAAGCGCAGCTCAGCCAGGCAAAATACTCGCGGCAGATAAAAAAGGCATTCAGGTTGCCACGGCGCAGGGCGTGATCAATATCACCCAGCTTCAGCCGGCGGGCAAAAAACCGATGTCTGCTCAGGACCTGCTGAATTCACGCAGTGAATGGTTCACACCCGGCACGGTGCTAGACTAA